One window of the Diospyros lotus cultivar Yz01 chromosome 12, ASM1463336v1, whole genome shotgun sequence genome contains the following:
- the LOC127786618 gene encoding pentatricopeptide repeat-containing protein At4g33170: MLPQPWRPRLQSCYHLLSFNAATSTAAAAVADTSSSSSTGFFTLLRAAISRGDLLLTRCVHALIMTSGCIPAAGDGRCCFLTNNLITAYSKCGCLSSARHLFDKCPQRDLVSWNSILAAYALSAGANADIDAGHYHQQEGFRLFRLLLRVDPSLPVTKHTLAPLLKLCLVTGSLPTAEALQGYALKTGLDGDVFISGALVNIYSKFGRIWNARALFDCIPEVEKDAVLWNVMLKAFVHPGLKHEAFLLFSEFHRSGLLPDDLAVRCVLEGLFSGTITDEDDHLFLEQVQAYASKLFLRNEDSEILSWNKNMTRYHQAGNNCAALEFFIDMKRLGVGYDSVTLVVALASVTGINDLELGRQIHAVGVRSGLDLDVSVANSLINMYSKTGCLNSARNIFSGIGELDLVSWNSIIMGCAQSGLQEECTMLYLDLLHSSFRPDHYTIASVLKACSLCTAGFSLCEQIHVQALKIGLIADNFVLTTLIDIYTQAGKIEEAEFFLENKEDFDLASWNAMMFGYIICGNTPKALELLNLIHKSGERLDEITLATSVKACGCLVALQQGRQIHAHAIKLGLGLEFCVSGGILDMYVKCGEMKDAHTVFQEIPSPDDVAWTAIISGCVENGEENLALSIYHQMRQSGIPPDEYTFTTLIKASSCLTALEQGRQIHANVIKLDCASDSYVGTSLIDMYAKCGNIEDSYKLFQRMDVRNIGLWNAMLVGLAQHGHGKEALKLFKNMKHLGVEPDRITFIGVLSACSHSGLISEAYSYFDSMQHDYGIQPEIEHYSCLVDVLGRAGRVQEAEKLIASMPFKASASMYRALLGACRVQGDTETGKRVASHLLGLEPFDSSAYVLLSNLYAGAHQWDEMKKARKMMKTKNVKKDPGFSWIDVKNKIHLFVVDDRSHPQADLIYNKVEDLITMIKKEGYVPDTDYVLLDVEEEEKEHTLYYHSEKLAIAFGLIITSPSTVIRVIKNLRVCGDCHNAIKYISKACQRTIVLRDANRFHLFRDGTCSCGDYW; encoded by the coding sequence ATGCTGCCGCAACCATGGCGCCCCCGCCTTCAGTCCTGCTACCACCTTCTCTCTTTCAATGCCGCTACCAGTACAGCTGCTGCCGCTGTTGCagatacttcttcttcttcttcaacagGGTTCTTCACTCTTCTCCGCGCCGCCATTTCCAGAGGCGACTTGCTCCTCACCAGGTGCGTCCATGCCCTCATCATGACCTCCGGCTGCATCCCCGCTGCCGGAGATGGCCGCTGTTGTTTCCTCACTAACAACCTCATCACCGCATATTCCAAGTGTGGCTGCCTCTCCTCGGCCCGCCACCTGTTCGACAAATGTCCCCAGAGGGACCTCGTCTCCTGGAACTCAATTCTCGCCGCCTATGCGCTGTCTGCTGGTGCCAATGCTGATATTGATGCTGGTCATTACCACCAGCAAGAAGGCTTCCGCCTTTTCCGTCTTCTTCTTCGGGTAGATCCTTCCCTTCCGGTTACTAAGCACACTCTAGCTCCCCTTTTGAAGTTGTGTCTCGTCACGGGCTCCCTGCCCACTGCGGAAGCCCTTCAAGGATATGCACTGAAAACTGGGTTGGATGGAGATGTGTTTATTTCCGGGGCACTCGTTAACATTTATTCCAAGTTCGGCCGAATATGGAATGCCCGAgctttgtttgattgcattccAGAAGTTGAAAAGGACGCCGTGTTATGGAATGTAATGCTTAAGGCATTTGTGCACCCGGGTCTCAAGCATGaagcttttcttcttttctccgaATTTCACCGGAGTGGGTTGCTTCCGGATGACCTGGCCGTTCGATGTGTCCTTGAGGGCCTGTTTTCCGGAACCATTACTGATGAAGACGACCACTTGTTTCTGGAGCAAGTTCAAGCTTATGCATCTAAACTGTTTCTGCGCAATGAAGATTCAGAAATACTATCATGGAATAAAAACATGACCCGGTATCACCAAGCCGGCAATAATTGTGCGgctcttgaattcttcatagacATGAAGAGGTTGGGAGTGGGCTATGATTCTGTAACACTTGTAGTTGCTCTTGCTTCTGTAACAGGGATtaatgatttggagttgggtcGGCAAATTCATGCTGTGGGAGTGAGATCGGGTTTAGACCTAGATGTTTCAGTTGCCAATAGTCTTATTAACATGTATTCAAAGACTGGATGCCTAAACTCTGCACGTAATATATTTTCTGGCATTGGGGAATTGGATTTAGTTTCATGGAACTCAATAATAATGGGCTGTGCACAAAGTGGTTTACAGGAGGAATGTACGATGCTATATCTAGATCTATTGCATAGCAGTTTCAGACCTGATCATTACACAATAGCGAGTGTTTTAAAGGCATGCTCTTTGTGTACTGCAGGGTTTTCTCTTTGTGAACAAATTCATGTTCAAGCATTGAAAATTGGGTTGATAGCAGACAATTTTGTTTTGACAACACTAATTGACATTTATACTCAGGCTGGAAAGATAGAAGAGGCGGAGTTCTTTCTTGAAAATAAAGAAGACTTCGATTTGGCATCTTGGAATGCTATGATGTTTGGGTACATAATATGTGGCAATACTCCTAAAGCATTAGAACTCTTGAATCTGATACACAAAAGTGGAGAGAGGTTGGATGAGATCACGTTAGCAACTAGTGTAAAAGCCTGCGGTTGCTTGGTAGCCCTACAACAAGGTAGGCAAATTCATGCTCACGCAATAAAACTTGGGCTCGGTTTGGAATTTTGTGTCAGTGGTGGTATTCTTGACATGTATGTTAAATGTGGAGAGATGAAGGATGCACACACAGTTTTCCAAGAAATCCCTTCGCCTGATGATGTTGCTTGGACTGCTATTATCTCAGGGTGTGTGGAAAACGGAGAAGAGAACCTTGCTCTTTCAATATACCATCAAATGAGGCAGTCTGGTATACCCCCCGATGAGTACACCTTTACAACACTCATCAAAGCCAGCTCTTGCTTAACAGCATTGGAACAAGGAAGacaaatccatgcaaatgtGATCAAGTTGGATTGTGCTTCAGACTCTTATGTAGGGACTTCTCTTATTGACATGTATGCAAAGTGTGGTAACATAGAAGACTCGTATAAGTTATTCCAAAGAATGGATGTACGAAATATTGGCTTGTGGAATGCCATGTTGGTTGGTTTAGCTCAACATGGGCACGGCAAAGAAGCTctcaaacttttcaaaaatatgaaacATCTTGGTGTTGAACCTGATAGAATCACCTTTATTGGAGTTCTTTCAGCTTGTAGCCATTCTGGGTTAATTTCTGAAGCTTACTCATACTTTGATTCAATGCAGCATGATTATGGGATTCAACCAGAGATTGAGCATTATTCATGTCTTGTTGATGTTCTTGGTCGTGCAGGACGTGTTCAAGAGGCAGAAAAATTGATTGCATCAATGCCCTTCAAAGCATCTGCTTCAATGTATAGAGCCCTGCTTGGTGCCTGCAGGGTTCAAGGTGACACAGAAACCGGAAAAAGGGTGGCTAGTCATCTCCTGGGTCTAGAGCCATTTGACTCTTCAGCTTATGTTCTCTTATCTAATCTCTACGCAGGTGCCCACCAATGGGATGAGATGAAGAAGGCTAGGAAaatgatgaaaacaaaaaatgtaaAGAAGGATCCGGGGTTTAGTTGGATAGacgtgaaaaataaaatacatttgttTGTGGTGGATGATAGATCACATCCACAAgctgatttgatatataataaggTGGAGGATTTGATAACAATGATAAAAAAGGAAGGTTATGTCCCTGATACAGACTATGTGCTTCTagatgtggaagaagaagaaaaagagcaTACTCTCTATTACCATAGTGAGAAGCTAGCTATAGCTTTTGGACTGATTATCACATCTCCATCTACAGTAATCCGGGTGATAAAAAACCTTCGAGTTTGTGGGGATTGCCATAATGCaatcaaatatatatctaaGGCGTGTCAACGTACAATTGTGCTACGGGATGCAAATCGCTTCCATTTATTCAGGGATGGAACTTGTTCTTGTGGTGACTATTGGTAG